Proteins co-encoded in one Papaver somniferum cultivar HN1 chromosome 5, ASM357369v1, whole genome shotgun sequence genomic window:
- the LOC113280301 gene encoding uncharacterized protein LOC113280301, whose product MYRYPTAYKACTNKSCYLAEMIHEGVLCLKSRRNLSVQEELEWNFLCNEIGPVPILVDDEDNVSWLGEECTVNKGYELQLQEDTPCNFDKFLWKSDIPYKISFMLWENFHDSLPTLCMLEHRGVNIQNTICSLCNREEETKYHIFLRCDLAKQVFDYFVKACHVNWNLPAAVFDLFQYWKGVVLNGKMKEVLEELIYAILWHLWKTRNNMTFGGKKQIFEEVCLNIKQSIIRWCFEKDIFRGYYVSQFFFNWETVLHL is encoded by the coding sequence ATGTATAGGTATCCTACTGCTTATAAGGCATGTACTAACAAATCTTGTTATCTTGCTGAGATGATTCATGAGGGGGTGTTGTGTCTGAAGTCAAGAAGAAATTTATCTGTTCAAGAGGAATTAGAATGGAATTTTTTGTGTAATGAGATAGGACCTGTACCTATATTGgtggatgatgaggataatgtttcTTGGTTGGGAGAGGAGTGTACAGTAAATAAAGGTTATGAGCTACAACTTCAAGAAGACACACCTTGTAACTTTGATAAGTTCTTATGGAAATCAGATATCCCATACAAGATAAGTTTCATGCTTTGGGAAAATTTTCATGACTCTCTACCTACTTTATGTATGTTGGAACATAGAGGGGTAAATATACAAAATACTATATGTAGTTTGTGTAATAGAGAAGAGGAGACAAAATACCATATTTTTCTTCGTTGTGATCTTGCAAAACAAGTTTTTGATTACTTTGTTAAGGCCTGTCATGTGAACTGGAATCTTCCTGCAGCAGTTTTTGATTTGTTTCAGTATTGGAAAGGTGTTGTTCTAAATGGCAAAATGAAGGAGGTTTTGGAGGAGCTCATATATGCAATCTTATGGCATTTATGGAAGACAAGGAACAACATGACTTTTGGAGGAAAGAAACAAATATTTGAAGAAGTGTGTTTAAATATCAAGCAATCCATTATTCGTTGGTGCTTTGAGAAAGATATTTTTAGAGGGTATTATGTTagtcaattttttttcaattgggAAACTGTTTTGCACTTATAA